Below is a genomic region from Miniphocaeibacter halophilus.
TTTTATTCTCATCTATTTTTGCAACAAAATACTCTCCGTCTTTCCATGTTTTGTAAATTCTATCTTCAAAACTCTTAGGATTATAATTCTTATCTAAATTTTTCAATTATCTTCTCCTTATAAATTCATATTAAAATTACTATTTTAATATACTATCATCAATTTAGCATATTTATAATTAAGTAAATCAAATAAAAAACCCCTCATCCTTAGGACGAAGGGTTCGCGGTACCACCTAATTTTCATAATAAATATGACTCTCTTAATTATAAAGTAATCAACTTTAACACTCCAAAGCAACCTTCATTTAAAAATTACTTAGGAAATTTTCACCAATATTTCCCTCTCTTTAAAGATTTTTAAACTACTCCTCTTTTTCACAGTGTTTTTATATTTAACTATAAAAGATTTTACAATAAATAAACTATAAAATCAAGATATAAAAGGATTGCTTATCCTTTCCCTACCAATTGTACTATCTGAATTATGTCCAGGGTGAATTATTAAATCATCGTCTAATAACATTAATTTATTAAGGGATTTTTTTAATTCTTCAAAATTACTAGTTGGTAAATCCGTTCTACCAACTGAACCTGCAAATATTGTATCCCCTGTAAATATATGACCATCCATTAAAATACACATTCCTCCTTGTGTATGTCCTGGAGTATGAATAATTTTTAATTCATTATTTTCGAAATTTATAATATCCCCTTCTTTAACATAGTGGTCAGCTTCTAATGATATATCGCCATACATTTGGCTAGATAAATTTAACTCTGGTGAATTTAATAAATCTTTTTCTTCAATATGTGCATATATTGGAATATTATAAAGTTTTTTTAATTCTTCTACTGAACCAATATGATCTGCATGACCATGTGTTAGTATAATAAATTTAGGTTTTAAATTTCTCTCTTCTAAAATATTTTTTATTCCATTAAAGTCATAGCCCGGATCAATTATAAAACAATTTTCATTTTCTACAACAATATAAACATTTTCAACTAAAGATCTTGTAACATATTTTATTATTTCCATACAGACTCCTAATATAATTTACTACTATCTAATTGAATAGTTACAGGGCCGTCATTAATTAAAGAAATTTCCATATCAGCTGCAAATTTTCCGGTTTCTACCTTTAAATTTGAGTCATTTTTCAATTTTTCAACAAATAATTCATAGTATTCATTTGCCTTTTCATGTTTTGCAGAATTAATAAAGCTAGGTCTATTACCCTTCCTAGCATCTCCATATAGGGTAAATTGAGAAACAACTAAAAATTCTCCCTCAATATCCATAATAGATTTATTCATTTTACCTTCTTCGTCTTCAAATATTCTTAAATTCATAACCTTGTTTTTTATATAATCAATATCCTTCAACTCATCGTCAACATTTACTGCAACAAATACTAAAAATCCTTGATTGATTTCTCCTATTATTTCATTGTCAACTTTTACAGACGCTTCTTTTACTCTTTGAACTATTGCTCTCATATTGCTCCTTTAATTAACTACATTTTAACTCTGTAAACATCTAATGTTCCTTTTACAGATCTAATCATAGACAAAACATCCTCTATTTGCTTTGCATGTTTTACTTCAACTATTAAATTAATATCGAAGGTTTTATCCTTGTTTTTAACAACATTCATACCTCTGGTGTCAATGCCAAGTTCGGAAATTTTTTGTGTTAGGTTTGCTAAATAACCAAATCTATCAAATGCTATAACTTTTATTTCCACATTGTAATTTGATTCTTCAGTATTATCCCAAGAAACCTCTATTAATCGATTTTGATCATCAACATTTAATATATTTGAACAGTCTTTTCTATGAACAGAAACTCCTCTTCCCCTTGTAATATAGCCTACAATTTCATCTCCTGGAACCGGATTACAACACTTAGCAATTTTTATTTGAATATTATCAACACCTTTCAAAATTATTCCATGTTCAGAACTAATTGGCGTTTTACTTTTTTGATAGTTTTCCTGTAATTCTTCAACAGAATCCTCTGTATGATAATATTCTTTATGAAGTTCTTTTAATTTTGGCATAACCTGTGTTAAAGGTGTTGTTCCAAATCCTATAGATGCGTACATATCATCCATATTTTTAAAACTCATCCTCTCCCTAACAGATTCCAGCCAATCATCTTTTAATATTTCATTAAAGGTAAAGCCTTGTTTCCTTACTTCTTTTTCAAGCATATCCCTACCCTTAATAATATTATTGTCTCTTTCTTTCTTCTTAAAGTATTGTTTAATCTTGGTTTTTGCCTGAGATGATTTTACAATTTTCAACCAGTCCATACTTGGACCTGTAGAGTTTGAAGAAGTGAGAATTTCTACAATGTTACCTGTTTTTAACTTATAGGTTAAAGGAACTATTCTCCCGTCAACTTTAGCCCCAACACATTTATTACCTACAGCAGAATGGACTCTATAGGCAAAGTCAATTGGAGTCGAACCTTCCGGAAGGTCAATTACATCTCCTTTTGGTGAAAATACAAATACCTCATCCATGGAAAAGTCATCTT
It encodes:
- a CDS encoding MBL fold metallo-hydrolase, which codes for MEIIKYVTRSLVENVYIVVENENCFIIDPGYDFNGIKNILEERNLKPKFIILTHGHADHIGSVEELKKLYNIPIYAHIEEKDLLNSPELNLSSQMYGDISLEADHYVKEGDIINFENNELKIIHTPGHTQGGMCILMDGHIFTGDTIFAGSVGRTDLPTSNFEELKKSLNKLMLLDDDLIIHPGHNSDSTIGRERISNPFIS
- the dtd gene encoding D-aminoacyl-tRNA deacylase — encoded protein: MRAIVQRVKEASVKVDNEIIGEINQGFLVFVAVNVDDELKDIDYIKNKVMNLRIFEDEEGKMNKSIMDIEGEFLVVSQFTLYGDARKGNRPSFINSAKHEKANEYYELFVEKLKNDSNLKVETGKFAADMEISLINDGPVTIQLDSSKLY